Within the candidate division WOR-3 bacterium genome, the region CTTCCCGAAAATTTTTGTTAGTTCTTTAGTCTCCAGCATTTTCTTTTTGCCCCTTTAAGTAAAGCTTCCCCTTAGGATTTCCTTCTACTTTAACCCTGAATGCCCTGCCTTCTTGAAAAAGAATATTTATACTTTCTCCTTCAATTACATTGTGTGAGCCTTCATTCGTCCAGTAACTGGCAATCCCTGAGGAGACCTTGAAATAATCAACATTTTTATTGCTCAAGCCAAATTCTCCATTGATGCCTTTTAATTCATTATTCTTTTCAAAGACCGACGGTCTGATCATATATCCTGTTTCTTTTTTAAAATCATAGGATAATGTATCACAATAAATTGTTATGCTATCAATAAATACAACAACTGAATCATATCCAAAACAAAGGTTTTCTTTGTTCTTCAACAAAAATTCTCTTGCCAAGATAGTGATTGGCATTTTATCTGCTCTACTAATTTTGATTCTTGACTCTTCTTTAAGACTTCCAATCTCTGCATTTAAATCATAAAAACCTTCTTCGCCATGGGAGATAACTTTGTTTTTTGTGTCTTCCAGCATAACGTTTTTAAACATTCTTACAATCCGTTTTTCGCCTTCGTATTCTAAGGAATCCGCAGAGATTATCTCATTTTCTGAGATTAGTTTTACATCACCAGTGAGTACACTGAATTTTTTATCAAAAAAATAGATTGCACTATTTGCTTTTATTTCTCCATTTTCATCTTTTATGAAAACATTATCTTTTAAAAAAACATAACCCCTGGTTTCATTTAATTGTGCCTCAAGACATTGAATTATTGTTTTTTCTTGCTCAATTTCAACATTACCCAGTAAATAGACTATTCTTTCCCCACTTTGATTCAAAATCTCAACCCGGTCTGCCTTGAATGGTGTAACTGCCAAAAGTGAAATTAAAAATATCATTTTATCTTAGGAAATTTAATCGGTGAAACACCCTTAATGTCACCGATGATCTCAATCTTTTCTAAATCCGGGGTTGTCTTTAACCCATTTCCTTCAATCACCGTACTATCTTTTTTTATAATCTTTACCCTTGCATCGGTAATAATTATCTGAAGGTCATTTTGCCAGAATAACGAATCAGTATAAAGTTCGGTGGAATCTTCAGTTATCAAAAGTACACTGTCACGCACAATGATATTGTGGTTTTTAATATTCAGTTGCCCTCTGTTGCCTTTTAGCCAGGCATATTCATTTTCCTGTTCGTTAAAGAATTTTATTTTAACACTTTCCACATTTATTACCTCTTCATAGACATAGGCTGATAATGCAGTGAGATTCCATTTTTTCTTTCCCTCGGATGTTTCAATAAGTGTAAAATTCTCAAGTGTTATACGAGGAATATGTTTTTCTATATTTTCTTTGATGGTTTCTTCTTCACAGCCAAGAAAAATAAATAGCAAAAAGATAAAGATTCTTTTCATTATAACATTACCTTTTCCGCGATTTATAAAACCACCAATAGTCATATGGTCTTTTTGTTACAATTTTATTGAGGTCACAACCTATTTCCATTACAGTATCGCCTTTTTCATAATATACGGCAAAAGGGATTAAAGGAATATTGCATATTCGAGCGAGTTTTTCAATCTTCGGTAATTTGGCAAAAATTTTATTGCCATCCACCAAGGCAGAAAATATCCCGCCTTCTTTTATAAATCTTGTTATCTTAAAAACTTCATCAGGATAAAAAATTATTACATCATTTTTTGAACGCATCAGATAGAAGATTCGGTCCATTATTTTGCCAATCAAGGGCGGATTATTATCAGTATAACGTTCAACAAGTATTCCAACCTTTTTGTTTAAAAAATTTTTTAAAATTTGGGGCATCAATTCCCAGATTCCAAAATGGATAGAATAAAGGATAGCACCATTTTTTAATGATTCAATTCTTCCTTCAAGTCTGAATTTCTTTTCCGGAGCAATCATTAAACTGAGGTTCTGGGCAATCGTTTTAAGACTCAATTGGATATTTTTTCCCAACCTTTTTTTAATGCGCATTCTACGGGCAGTATTCAACCAGTACATATTGACCAGTGTTAGAAAAATTAAAGTTTTTAAAAAAAACCGCACTTTATTACTTATTTTTCAATGAAGTTTCAATAAAATGATAAAAGATGGGATTGGGCAAAAGTGGCCTTGAAGTGAATTCCGGATGGAATTGTGTCCCAATGAAGAATGGATGGTCTTTTATCTCAGCGATCTCCACCAGTCTGCCATCAGGTGATTTACCAGAGAAAACAAGCCCTTTTTCATTAAGGATTTTGAAAAATTTAGGATTTACTTCATATCGGTGTCTGTGTCTTTCTTCAATGAGTTCTTTTTTGTATATCTTGTGGGCGAGTGTCTTTGGTTCAATCTGACAGGGCCAGTTTCCTAAACGCATCGTTCCACCCATATCTTTTATCTTTTTTTGTTCAGGCAAAAGGTCAATGACCGGATAATCCGTCTTGTCGTCAAACTCGGTTGAGTTTGCACCTTTTAAGTTACAGACATTCCTTGCGAATTCAATAACCATACACTGCATGCCCAGACAGATCCCAAAAAATGGTTTTTTATTCTCTCTTGCGTATTTAACAACCCTTACCTTACCTTCAACTCCTCTCATACCAAAACCGCCCGGGATAAGGATTCCATCAACATAAGCAAGTGTATTGGAAAGTGTTACATCATCAATTCTGTCTGTATCTACCCATTTGATCTTCAGTCTTGCATCATTTGCGACCGCAGCATGATATAGGGCTTCAATAATGCTTTTATAGGCATCTCTTAATTCTACATATTTACCGCATATTGCTATTTCCACGGTTTTGAGAGGATTTTTTGCCTTCTCCACAAATATCTGCCATTCAGTGAGGTCATATTCTTTTCTTTCCAGTCCCAGATAATCAAGTATCAGGCGGTCAAGTTTCTGTTGATGAAATATTAATGGAATTTCATATATGCATTCTACATCAACCGCATCAATCACTGCATTTGTTGGAACATTGCAGAATAAAGATATTTTTCGTCTTTCTTCTTCTCCTAACCAGGAATCACTTCTACATAATAGGATGTCAGGCTGAATACCCATAGATAATAAAGTTCTAACAGAATGCTGGGTTGGTTTGGTTTTGAATTCGCGGGTAGTTTTTATAAAAGGGACTAATGTTAAATGAATATATAAGACATTGTTTCTGCCGAGGTCAATCCTCATCTGTCTTGCTGCTTCAAGAAATGGTTGACTTTCAATATCGCCAACCGTGCCCCCAATCTCTGTTATGACAACATCAACCTTATTCTGGGTGGCAAGTTTTTTAATCCTTGTTTTTATTTCGTCAGTTATGTGTGGAACCACCTGAACCGTTTTTCCCAGATATTCTCCACGTCTCTCTTTAGTGATAACTGAAAAATATACCTGTCCTGTTGTTATGTTGTTTTCACGGGTTAGATGTTCGTCTAAAAATCTTTCGTAGTGTCCTAAATCAAGGTCGCACTCTGCACCATCAGCAGTAACGAATACTTCACCATGTTGATAAGGATTCATTGTGCCCGGATCAACATTTATATAAGGATCTATTTTCTGGAGTGTTACTTTGAGCCCGTATGATTTCAATAGCAATCCAATAGATGCAGTTGCGACGCCTTTACCCAGCGACGAAACAACACCTCCTGTGACGAATATATATTTTGTATCCATGCCTTCAAGTATAATTAAAAAACATTCAAAGTCAAGTCTTTTTCTTTTCTGGTTCTTTGAGATTGAATTCTTTTATTTTTAATCTCAGGGTATTTCTATGAATCCCGAGTTTTCTTGCGGCCTCAGAGAGGTTCCAATTAGTTTTTTCAAGTATTTTTGTGATGTGATTTTTTTCTACCTCAGCGAGTAAATCAGAATCGGTTGTTTTTGCACTTTCTTGTGATTGCAATGGAACATCTTCAGGACCTATTAATTCACCCCGGCTGAGCACGAGTGCCCTTTCAATCACATTTTCCAATTCCCGAACATTTCCTGGCCAATCATATCTTAACAGATTATTCAATGCTTCTTTTGTTATCCCCTTTACGGGTTTGCGTCCCAGCTTTGCAAATTTTTTAAGAAAATGGTCAACAAGTGGTTTTATATCTTCTTTTCTTTCGCGCAATGGTGGGATATTTATCGTAACAACATTTATTCGGTAATAAAGGTCTTCGCGGAATTTACCTTCAGAAATCTTTTGCTTTAAATCCTGATTTGTCGCACAGATAAGTCTTACATCTACTTTTATCGGAACATTACTGCCCAATCTTTCAAATGTAAATTCCTGCAGTACCCGAAGGAGTTTTACCTGGACTGTCAATG harbors:
- the lptC gene encoding LPS export ABC transporter periplasmic protein LptC, with protein sequence MKRIFIFLLFIFLGCEEETIKENIEKHIPRITLENFTLIETSEGKKKWNLTALSAYVYEEVINVESVKIKFFNEQENEYAWLKGNRGQLNIKNHNIIVRDSVLLITEDSTELYTDSLFWQNDLQIIITDARVKIIKKDSTVIEGNGLKTTPDLEKIEIIGDIKGVSPIKFPKIK
- a CDS encoding CTP synthase; translation: MDTKYIFVTGGVVSSLGKGVATASIGLLLKSYGLKVTLQKIDPYINVDPGTMNPYQHGEVFVTADGAECDLDLGHYERFLDEHLTRENNITTGQVYFSVITKERRGEYLGKTVQVVPHITDEIKTRIKKLATQNKVDVVITEIGGTVGDIESQPFLEAARQMRIDLGRNNVLYIHLTLVPFIKTTREFKTKPTQHSVRTLLSMGIQPDILLCRSDSWLGEEERRKISLFCNVPTNAVIDAVDVECIYEIPLIFHQQKLDRLILDYLGLERKEYDLTEWQIFVEKAKNPLKTVEIAICGKYVELRDAYKSIIEALYHAAVANDARLKIKWVDTDRIDDVTLSNTLAYVDGILIPGGFGMRGVEGKVRVVKYARENKKPFFGICLGMQCMVIEFARNVCNLKGANSTEFDDKTDYPVIDLLPEQKKIKDMGGTMRLGNWPCQIEPKTLAHKIYKKELIEERHRHRYEVNPKFFKILNEKGLVFSGKSPDGRLVEIAEIKDHPFFIGTQFHPEFTSRPLLPNPIFYHFIETSLKNK
- a CDS encoding LptA/OstA family protein produces the protein MIFLISLLAVTPFKADRVEILNQSGERIVYLLGNVEIEQEKTIIQCLEAQLNETRGYVFLKDNVFIKDENGEIKANSAIYFFDKKFSVLTGDVKLISENEIISADSLEYEGEKRIVRMFKNVMLEDTKNKVISHGEEGFYDLNAEIGSLKEESRIKISRADKMPITILAREFLLKNKENLCFGYDSVVVFIDSITIYCDTLSYDFKKETGYMIRPSVFEKNNELKGINGEFGLSNKNVDYFKVSSGIASYWTNEGSHNVIEGESINILFQEGRAFRVKVEGNPKGKLYLKGQKENAGD